From one Mytilus edulis chromosome 1, xbMytEdul2.2, whole genome shotgun sequence genomic stretch:
- the LOC139495427 gene encoding cell cycle checkpoint protein RAD17-like produces the protein MDDSVIDLTDSPPQSLDRKRKRSEVNSVNKNTSQWVTSAFGDFFGGDSQKSTKKTSSKPTWSRKKSSNDLKGSQTSNQGTLPVDKYFSSSNVPVQKFTTTKKNRPAFETELWSDKYAPKSQSDLAVHKKKIGEVECWIQKHLSAQSKLPPILLLTGPAGVGKTATIQALSKDLRYTIQEWINPLTNTTDKSFTDPFSDDKPFNRYVSSESQMSLFQQFLLRANKYNSLGIFGDDVSSKKVILVEEFPNVFYRDASTFHDIVRKYRKIGKCPLVFIVSDSTKGDSNERLLFPKDLQNELNIENISFNAVAPTSMVKVLTKIATQESNQGCHKFSIPSKTVLESIAMSSAGDIRGAINALQFACEKDTGDLMSGGRLKGKASLKKQSSRGSNKIKSKTKSENSANPDSELASIGGRDTSLFLFRALGKILYCKRDDPSNHSDLPRLPSHLSEHERDPLIINPEDVVEKSHLSGEYFTAYLHQNYLEFYTNIDDLVRSTEYLSDADYLTIDWASRSVLQEYAASVATRGIIHCNSSRSKHDAVSSGLGWRPLNKPQWYTANKTARQNSESCRSLFKSTCHGCPPVVLQTEILPFLAQINIPLHNPGQFSCLQEICRFSKVRLSLRSEKLDEKDVELDTDDDGASSVVPFSANTIPTDNDDVITNSQSKINTSQEEEEEYDIEEFDDF, from the exons ATGGATGATTCTGTTATTGACTTGACTGATTCCCCGCCACAATCTTTGGACAGGAAGAGGAAAAGATCAGAAGTCAACAGTGTAAACAAG AATACAAGTCAGTGGGTAACATCAGCATTTGGTGATTTCTTTGGTGGTGATTCACAGAAGTCAActaaaaaaacttcttcaaagcCAACTTGGTCACGGAAAAAGTCATCAAATGACTTGAAAGGTAGTCAAACATCAAACCAAGGAACCTTACCTGTAGACAAATATTTCAGTAGTTCTAATGTTCCAGTTCAGAAATTTACCACCACTAAAAAGAATAGACCTGCCTTTGAAACAGAGCTTTGGTCAGACAAATATGCACCAAAATCTCAG TCAGATCTAGCTGTGCACAAAAAGAAGATAGGTGAAGTGGAATGTTGGATACAGAAACATTTGTCAGCACAAAGCAAG ttGCCACCAATATTATTGTTAACAGGACCAGCTGGTGTTGGGAAGACAGCCACAATACAAGCTTTATCTAAGGATCTCAGGTATACCATACAAGAATGGATTAATCCATTGACCAATACAACAGACAAAAGTTTTACAGACCCATTTTCAG ATGACAAACCCTTCAACAGATATGTGTCCTCTGAATCTCAGATGTCATTGTTCCAGCAGTTTCTATTGAGAGCAAACAAATATAATTCTCTTGGTATATTTGGTGACGATGTTTCATCAAAGAAAGTTATTCTAGTGGAG gAGTTTCCTAATGTATTTTACAGAGATGCATCTACTTTTCATGATATAGTAAG GAAATACAGAAAGATTGGTAAATGTCCTTTAGTGTTTATAGTCAGTGATTCTACCAAAGGAGACTCTAATGAAAGACTTTTATTTCCCAAAGATTTGCAGAATGAgcttaatattgaaaatatcag TTTTAATGCAGTAGCACCAACAAGTATGGTTAAAGTACTAACAAAGATTGCTACCCAGGAATCAAATCAG ggTTGCCATAAGTTTAGTATTCCGTCCAAGACTGTGTTAGAATCTATAGCCATGTCCAGTGCTGGCGATATTAGAGGAGCCATCAATGCCTTACAGTTTGCTTGTGAGAAAG ATACTGGTGACCTTATGTCTGGAGGAAGATTGAAAGGAAAAGCAAGTTTGAAGAAACAGTCAAGTAGAGGCTCTAATAAAATAAAGTCTAAAACAAAGTCTGAGAACTCAGCCAATCCTGATTCTGAGTTAGCATCCATAGGAGGGAGAGATACTTCATTATTCTTGTTCAGAGCACTCGGCAAAATTCTATACTGCAAAA GAGATGATCCATCGAACCATTCTGATTTACCAAGATTACCGTCTCATCTATCAGAACATGAAAGAGATCCTTTAATAATTAATCCTGAG GATGTTGTTGAGAAGTCCCATTTGTCTGGAGAATACTTCACAGCATATCTTCATCAGAATTATTTAGAATTTTATACAAACATTGACGACTTGGTCAGATCTACAGAATACCTCAGTGATGCAGATTATCTCACAATAGACTGGGCA TCCAGATCAGTGCTACAAGAGTATGCAGCATCAGTAGCAACAAGGGGGATAATCCATTGTAATTCATCTCGCAGTAAACATGATGCTGTTAGTTCAGGGCTGGGATGGCGTCCACTAAATAAACCTCAGTGGTACACAGCTAATAAAACG gCTAGACAGAATTCAGAGTCCTGTAGAAGTctttttaaaagtacat GTCATGGTTGTCCTCCTGTAGTATTACAAACAGAGATTCTTCCTTTCCTGGCACAAATAAATATACCTTTACATAATCCTG GTCAGTTTTCATGTTTACAAGAAATATGCAGATTCTCAAAAGTCAGACTATCTCTTAG ATCTGAAAAATTGGATGAGAAAGATGTTGAACTGGACACAGATGATGACGGTGCTTCTTCAGTGGTCCCTTTCTCAGCAAACACAATACCTACAGATAATGATGATGTCATAACCAATAGCCAATCAAAAATCAATACTTCACAGGAAGAGGAGGAAGAATATGATATAGAGGAATTTGATGACTTTTAA